The Paenibacillus sp. FSL R7-0345 DNA segment GCTGCTGCCAAGCCCGCCCTCGACCTCAATGGTCGGAATGCGCGGGGATTCACTCAGGTGAAGCCCCGAATTGCGCACCGGCTCCAGCTGCTCCTGCGCCTCCGCCTGAATCACCTGCAGCGCAGGCTGCTGCTGCGCTTCAGGCACCGGCCGGCCGGCTTGCCCCGCGCCGGCTGCGCCCGGATGTGCAGGTACCTGCTGGACGGCGGCCGCGCCGCCGTTCTCCAGGAACGCCAGCACATCCTTGCGCGTAATGCGCCCGCCGAGCCCGGTGCCCGGCACGGCGCTTAGGTCAATGCGGTGCTCCGCTGCCAGCGTCTGCACCGCGGGTGAGTAGCGGGAGCGCATAGGCGCGTCCGCTGCTGAGAGAGACAGCGCTGCCGGCCGGACCGGCGCGGCTGGCGTGCCAGACGCAGGCGCGGCGGCTGCCGCCTGCGGGGCAGTGCCCGCTGCCGGTGCGGAGCTCCCGGCAGGCGCAGCTACAGCGATGCGGGCGATGACTTCGCCCACGCTGATGACCTGGCCTTCCTCGGCCAGCAGCTCAACCAGCGTGCCTTCCACAGTGGAAGGCAGCTCGGCATTGACTTTATCCGTAATCAGATCGCAGATCGGCTCATATTCCTCCACACGGTCGCCCGGCTGCTTCAGCCACTTGCCGATCGTAGCGGACACCAGCGATTCCGCCAGCTGCGGCATCACCACATCCGTCAGCTTTGTATTGTCAGACATATTGTCACTCCTTAAAGTTTTGTAAGCATAGGCTTCCTGTACTGACTTCGTACAAAACTCGCTTCGCAAGCATACGCTTAAAGTTTTGTAAGCATAGGCTCCTTAAAATTGTCCGGCACTGGGCCGGGAAGCATGTGCCTAAGAGATTTGATAAGTAATGGATTCCCTGTATGACCAGGGTTCCGCCAAAAACATAAGTATAACCGGCACAGTAACGTACCTAGTTGGATTTTCACCACTTAAATCATTCTTAAACGTCCGCAAAACCAAATTAGTTGGAAAAACGTCACTTAAAAGCTCACATATCATCGCTAAAACCCCATATGGGCGAAATTAGATAGCGTTTTTCCAACTAAATCTTCAAAGTAGCTTACTTTAGACAAAATAAGTAGCAAAAATCCACCTAATGTGGGGACTTGAACGTTCGAGCAGGTGCGGCGAATTCCCGCGGGATGGCGTTTAGGCAACTGATGACGCATTCCCACGGAATACCGGTTAGGCAACTGCTTACGCTCTCCCGCAGGTTGCCGTTTGGACAGCCGGAGACGCCTTCCCACGGACACGGAATGGCATTTGCCCTGACGCATGGCATGCTACCTTCATTTCACCCATACCAGCCTTAACCTGAGCTCATTGCCCCTAGTACTCCGCCTTCACCTTATCCTTGCTCAGCAGCATAGTCCCACCCTAGTACTGCGCCAGCCGCAGCATTTCAGCCTTCACTTTGTCCTTGCTCAGCATGAAGAACTTCTCCATCGGCGGGCTAATTGGCATCGCCGGTACATCAGGGCCGCACAGCCGGAAGATCGGCGCATCCAGCTCGAACAGGCAGTGCTCGGCGATGATCGCCGCCACTTCGCCGCCGATGCCGCCGGTCTTGTTGTCCTCGTGGACGATCAGCACCTTGCCCGTCTGCCGGGCAGCGGAGATAATCGCGTCACGGTCAAGCGGCTGCAGCGTGCGCAGATCCAGGATATGCGCGGAAATGCCTTGCTCGCGCTCCAGCTCTTCCGCTGCCTGCATCGCAAAATGCAGCGGCAGACTGTAACCGATCACCGTAATATCGCTGCCCTCACGCAGGAGGTTCGCTTCACCGATCGGGACGATATAATCGCCCTCAGGCACGTCTTCCTTGATCAGCTTGTAGCATTTCTTGTTCTCGAAGAACAGCACCGGATCAGGGTCACGTACTGCTGCCTTCAGCAGGCCTTTGGCATCAGCTGCCGAATACGGCGCTACAATTTTCAGCCCCGGCGTACCGAAAAAGATCGATTCCGGACACTGGGAGTGATACAGTCCGCCGAAGATCCCGCCGCCGATCGGCGCACGGATAACTATCGGACAGCTCCAGTCGTTGTTGGAGCGGTAACGGATTTTGGCCGCCTCGCTGATAATCTGGTTGGTTGCCGGCAGCATGAAATCAGAATACTGCATTTCGGCAATCGGCTTCATGCCGTACATCGCCGCACCAATAGCTACACCGGCAATTGCCGATTCGGCCAGTGGTGTATCCATAACACGTTCTTCCCCGAACTGGTCCTGCAGCCCTTTGGTGGTGGTGAACACGCCGCCCTTAACGCCGACATCCTCGCCGAGCACAAAGACCGACTCATCGCGTTCCATTTCTTCCTTCATCGCCAGCCGGATCGCATCGATATATTCCATCATCGCCATGTTTATGCTCCTCCTTTGAGGCCGGATTCGTCGTACACATGCAGCAGCGTATCTTCCGGTTTCGGGAACGGCGCATTTTCGGCATATGCAATAGCCTCTTTCAATTCCAGATTGTATTCGGCAACGAGATCCGACTCTTGTTCGTCGCTCCACAGCCCCTGCTCGGTGAGATAAGTCCGGAAGGAGGCAATGCCGTCCTTTTTCCAGTTCTCATCCACTTCCTCCTTCGTCCGGTAAGCCAGATCATTGTCGGAGGTGGAGTGCGGCGACAGGCGGTACATCATCGCTTCAATCAGTGTCGGCCCTTCGCCGGCCAGTGCGCGCTCGCGCGCTTCCTTCACTACACGGTAGACCTCAAGCGGATCATTGCCGTCCACACGTACACCCGGGAAGCCGTAGCCCAGTGCGCGGTCACTGACCTTGCCGCCAAGCTGCTTGTGAACCGGAACAGAGATCGCATACTGGTTATTTTGGCAAAAAATAATGACCGGCAGCTTGTTCACACCCGCGAAATTGCAGGCCTCATGAAAATCCCCCTGGTTGCTGGAGCCCTCGCCAAAAGTCACGAACGAAACAAACTTTTTCTTCTGCATCTTTGCAGCCAGTGCAAAGCCGACCGCATGCGGAACCTGGGTAGTTACAGGACTTGAGCCCGTTACAATACGCAGACGCTTACTGCCGAAATGGCCCGGCATCTGCCGGCCGCCACTGTTAGGGTCCTCCGCCTTGGCGAATACGGACAGCATCAGCTCACGCGTAGTCATCCCTACCGACAGCACAAAGGCATAATCCCGGTAGTAAGGTAAAAAATAATCATTTTGCCGGTCCAGTGCAAACGCCGCAGCAACCTGAGCCGCTTCCTGGCCGATCCCTGATACGTGGAAGTTGATCTTTCCTGCCCGCTGCAGCAGCAGGCTGCGCTCATCGTATTTCCGTCCCAGCTGCATATATCTGTACATGTCAATGACCTGGCCGTCTGTCAGTCCAAGCTGTTTATGTCGGCTAATCGTGTTTGCAGTAGTACCTTGAGATTCCATACAGAGGTACCTCCTAAAAATTTTGTGGGTAATGGCATGCACGCACGCTGCCATCTCGCCGCCTTTAACCTGATCTTATAACCAGGTACTAAGACTAGACTAAATACATTATAATCCCTTTCCCTGCAAAAAGAAAAGAGAGGAAAAGCCGGAAAAGAGCTGTTTTGCGCATGTCTCGCGGCGCTTGCTCTCTCCGGCATTCCATTTATTCCCCAATGCTTATATTAGAAACCGATTGCTCTGCCATCCACGGCCAGCATCGCCTCTCCGATTACCTCAGACAGGGTCGGATGAGCATGGATCGCTTCACCGATCTCCCAAGGTGTCGCATCCAGCAGCTGTGCCAGC contains these protein-coding regions:
- a CDS encoding alpha-ketoacid dehydrogenase subunit beta, giving the protein MAMMEYIDAIRLAMKEEMERDESVFVLGEDVGVKGGVFTTTKGLQDQFGEERVMDTPLAESAIAGVAIGAAMYGMKPIAEMQYSDFMLPATNQIISEAAKIRYRSNNDWSCPIVIRAPIGGGIFGGLYHSQCPESIFFGTPGLKIVAPYSAADAKGLLKAAVRDPDPVLFFENKKCYKLIKEDVPEGDYIVPIGEANLLREGSDITVIGYSLPLHFAMQAAEELEREQGISAHILDLRTLQPLDRDAIISAARQTGKVLIVHEDNKTGGIGGEVAAIIAEHCLFELDAPIFRLCGPDVPAMPISPPMEKFFMLSKDKVKAEMLRLAQY
- a CDS encoding dihydrolipoamide acetyltransferase family protein, which codes for MSDNTKLTDVVMPQLAESLVSATIGKWLKQPGDRVEEYEPICDLITDKVNAELPSTVEGTLVELLAEEGQVISVGEVIARIAVAAPAGSSAPAAGTAPQAAAAAPASGTPAAPVRPAALSLSAADAPMRSRYSPAVQTLAAEHRIDLSAVPGTGLGGRITRKDVLAFLENGGAAAVQQVPAHPGAAGAGQAGRPVPEAQQQPALQVIQAEAQEQLEPVRNSGLHLSESPRIPTIEVEGGLGSSSEYLIDVTPIRNTIATRMRQSVSEIPHAWTMIEVDVTNLVILRNKVKDEFKRKEGINLTYLAFMMKAVVSAIKDYPIMNSVWAVDKIIVKRDINIALAVGTEDSVMTPVIKKADQKNIAGLAREIDELAQKTREGKLRLDDMQGGTFTVNNTGSFGSILSYPIINYPQAAILTFESIVKKPVVINDMIAVRSMANICLSLDHRILDGVICGRFLQRVKDNLESYTPDTKIY
- a CDS encoding thiamine pyrophosphate-dependent dehydrogenase E1 component subunit alpha yields the protein MESQGTTANTISRHKQLGLTDGQVIDMYRYMQLGRKYDERSLLLQRAGKINFHVSGIGQEAAQVAAAFALDRQNDYFLPYYRDYAFVLSVGMTTRELMLSVFAKAEDPNSGGRQMPGHFGSKRLRIVTGSSPVTTQVPHAVGFALAAKMQKKKFVSFVTFGEGSSNQGDFHEACNFAGVNKLPVIIFCQNNQYAISVPVHKQLGGKVSDRALGYGFPGVRVDGNDPLEVYRVVKEARERALAGEGPTLIEAMMYRLSPHSTSDNDLAYRTKEEVDENWKKDGIASFRTYLTEQGLWSDEQESDLVAEYNLELKEAIAYAENAPFPKPEDTLLHVYDESGLKGGA